Part of the Proteobacteria bacterium CG1_02_64_396 genome, TAAACCCCGCTTCGGTCGTCCAGCATTGGCGCTCGATCTGATGGAGCCCTTCCGCCCCTTGATTGCCGATTCTGTGGTCATCACCGTCATCAACAACGGAGAGATCAAGCCGAGCGATTTTATTCAAGGGCGGGGGAGCTGCGCCCTCAAACCCGGAGGACGCAAAGCGGTGATTGCCGCCTTCGAACGGCGGATGGGCCACGAGATCACCCATCCGGTCTTCGGCTATCGCATCGGCTACCGGCGATTGCTGGTGGTTCAGGCACGGCTGCTGGCCCGTTTCTTGGCGGGTGAAATTCCCGATTTTCCGCAGATTTTGACCCGATGATGTGTATTGGTGTGTGGATCGGCGTCGCGCATCCACCACCCCAGAACCCGGTTTTCACCCCCAGACAAGGAGGCGTCATGAGCACCCAGGATCACTTGGTCGTCGTCACCTACGACGTGAGCGACCCTAAACGTTGGCGGCGACTGTATAAGTTGATGCTGGGCTATGGGGAATGGCTGCAACTGTCTGTCTTCCAATGTCGACTGGACCGGGCGAGGATGGCGGTGCTGGAGGGACAGGTGGCCGAGATCATCCAAAATGGTGAGGATCATGTATTGATGCTCGACCTCGGCCCTGCCGACACCCTGCGT contains:
- a CDS encoding CRISPR-associated endonuclease Cas2; translation: MSTQDHLVVVTYDVSDPKRWRRLYKLMLGYGEWLQLSVFQCRLDRARMAVLEGQVAEIIQNGEDHVLMLDLGPADTLRPNVRSLGKSFQAVRRQSVIV